The Methanomicrobia archaeon sequence TGCTGCTGCGGGCATGGTGGGCCTTTTCATGTAGAAAAAGTAAGAAGAATCTATTAAGATTTTTTAATGGTTGAGCAAGAAGGAGAGAAGTCGGTAGCAATGACGAAGCGAGGCAGAATTATCGCCGTTGCGGGCAAAGGCGGCACGGGCAAGACGGTAATAGCCTCGCTCTTGTTGAAATTCCTCACGGAGAACGGGCAGGGACGCGTGCTGGCGATCGATGCCGACCCGGCAACGTGTTTGCCGAGCACGGTTGGCGTCACGATAAAGAAGACGATCGGAGACGTCCGGGACGAGATCGCGTCGCCGTCTCAGGTTTTCTTCTCCGAGGAGATGCCGACCGATATGCTGATCGAATACAAGATCGAGGAGATCATGGTCAACACGCCCAGATTCTCGGTACTCGCGATGGGACATTCCGAAGGCCCGGGCTGCTACTGTTTGATCAACGATATGTTACGGCACTTTATTGACAAGCTCTCGTCACGGTTCTCGACGATTCTGATCGATTGCGAAGCGGGCCTCGAGCATCTCAGCCGGCGAACGACGCGAGATGTGGACACGTTATTGGTGATCAGCGACCCGACGAAACGGGGCATGGATACCGCAGCGTCGATAAAAAACTTGGCAGAGAAGCTGCAGATAAACGTGCGGCGCATCTATCTGGTTGTGAACAAGGTGACCGATGATGCGGAGGTGCAGCGAGTGCTGCCTGAATTGATAAAGGAGAGCGGGCTTGAGCTTGTGGGAATGGTGCCTGAGGACGCAAATATCCGAGCTTTTGACTTAGTAGGGAAGCCGATCGTGGACCTGCCGGAGGATTCGGAAGCGGTGCGAGCAGTAAAGGAGATTTTTGAGAAAGTATGTGAAGCGTAACAACAAAAGCAAACTTCAAAATCTTCCACGCAACTCAAAGCAGTCTATGTAGCAAAAGGTTTATCTAGTGCGGGATAAAAAGTAATTGAAGATGTTTAATGAAATAATTACGTTTCTGCGCAATGTAGACATCGGTTTTTTAGATGCTTTGATCAGCATTATCGTCGGAGTTATTGTACTGATCACCGTTTTCTTCGGAATTATAGAATATCTCAAATCCAAAAAAGAGTTCTCTGATC is a genomic window containing:
- a CDS encoding AAA family ATPase; this translates as MTKRGRIIAVAGKGGTGKTVIASLLLKFLTENGQGRVLAIDADPATCLPSTVGVTIKKTIGDVRDEIASPSQVFFSEEMPTDMLIEYKIEEIMVNTPRFSVLAMGHSEGPGCYCLINDMLRHFIDKLSSRFSTILIDCEAGLEHLSRRTTRDVDTLLVISDPTKRGMDTAASIKNLAEKLQINVRRIYLVVNKVTDDAEVQRVLPELIKESGLELVGMVPEDANIRAFDLVGKPIVDLPEDSEAVRAVKEIFEKVCEA